A window of the Rhizobium viscosum genome harbors these coding sequences:
- a CDS encoding TetR family transcriptional regulator: MSERGRPRSFDRQQALSRAMHLFWQKGFEETSMSDLTQAMGIAPPSLYAAFGSKEALFTEALDLYQATVNNEIWNALNEGGTIAEAIEGFLFNTARAYSRPDQPPGCMIVLGSNPAASEIEAIGEDLRQRRAENISQLMKRFERAVSEGELIDTFDCEAAAVFFATLQNGMSLLARDGGGEAALMAVARSGNPALQGMTRDHRRR; this comes from the coding sequence ATGAGCGAACGTGGGCGTCCGAGAAGCTTCGACCGGCAGCAGGCGCTTTCGCGCGCAATGCATCTCTTTTGGCAAAAGGGTTTTGAGGAAACGTCGATGAGCGATCTGACCCAGGCCATGGGCATCGCGCCTCCAAGCCTCTATGCCGCCTTCGGCTCCAAGGAGGCGCTCTTTACCGAGGCGCTTGATCTCTATCAGGCGACGGTCAATAACGAGATCTGGAACGCACTTAACGAGGGGGGGACGATTGCCGAGGCGATCGAAGGTTTTCTCTTCAATACTGCCCGCGCCTATAGCCGCCCGGATCAGCCGCCCGGCTGCATGATCGTGCTCGGTTCCAATCCGGCGGCCAGCGAAATCGAAGCGATCGGCGAGGATCTCAGGCAGCGCCGCGCCGAGAATATTAGCCAGCTTATGAAAAGGTTCGAGCGGGCCGTCAGCGAAGGCGAACTGATCGACACTTTCGACTGCGAGGCCGCTGCCGTCTTCTTCGCCACGCTGCAGAACGGCATGTCGCTGCTCGCCCGCGACGGCGGCGGAGAGGCGGCGCTTATGGCTGTCGCTCGCAGCGGAAATCCTGCGCTTCAAGGCATGACCCGCGATCATCGCCGCCGTTGA
- a CDS encoding L,D-transpeptidase family protein produces the protein MIRSMLVCGFISLSIYGVGNAQPLAAQSINDASIDAISSAPPSERSTTPDPAIIHLQVLLDRAGASPGVIDGFYGENVVKAIAGFEIMQRLPIDGKPDPQMLSRLQDDRKVIGPYVIVQDDAADLVENIPKDYAKQARMTHLGYTSVAERLSERFHMDIDLLKALNPGAQFAAGETISVAVIGAPRMGKVKRIEVRRKGGEVLAFADDGSALAVYPATIGSDDNPSPVGRHKVNGVARDPKYTYNPKVNFQQGHNRKLLKLPSGPNNPVGTVWIDLSEPTYGIHGSPEPSLIDKAGSHGCVRLTNWDVEELAGMVKPGVIVDFAD, from the coding sequence ATGATCAGATCCATGCTCGTTTGCGGCTTCATATCGCTTTCAATCTACGGTGTCGGGAATGCCCAGCCCCTTGCGGCTCAAAGCATCAATGACGCATCGATCGATGCCATCTCCTCAGCCCCTCCGAGTGAAAGATCAACGACGCCGGATCCAGCGATCATTCATCTGCAGGTTCTGCTGGATCGCGCCGGCGCGTCGCCCGGAGTGATCGACGGTTTCTACGGTGAAAACGTCGTCAAAGCGATCGCCGGCTTCGAAATCATGCAACGCCTTCCGATCGACGGAAAACCCGACCCGCAGATGCTCTCCCGACTCCAGGACGATCGGAAGGTTATCGGTCCCTATGTCATTGTGCAGGATGATGCCGCAGATCTCGTCGAGAACATTCCGAAGGATTACGCAAAGCAGGCAAGGATGACACATCTCGGCTATACAAGCGTCGCCGAGCGGCTGTCCGAGCGCTTCCATATGGACATCGACCTGCTGAAAGCATTGAACCCCGGCGCCCAATTCGCCGCGGGCGAAACGATTTCCGTTGCGGTCATTGGTGCGCCAAGGATGGGGAAGGTCAAGCGTATCGAGGTCCGCAGGAAAGGCGGCGAGGTGCTGGCCTTTGCTGACGACGGATCTGCTCTCGCGGTCTACCCGGCGACGATCGGCAGCGACGACAACCCTTCGCCTGTAGGCCGGCACAAGGTAAACGGTGTCGCTCGTGATCCCAAATACACGTATAATCCGAAGGTAAATTTTCAGCAGGGCCATAACAGGAAGCTCCTGAAACTGCCGAGCGGACCCAACAACCCGGTCGGGACTGTCTGGATAGACCTCTCCGAGCCGACCTATGGCATCCACGGATCGCCGGAGCCCTCATTGATCGACAAGGCTGGTTCGCACGGCTGTGTGCGGCTGACCAACTGGGATGTCGAGGAACTTGCCGGCATGGTAAAGCCCGGCGTCATCGTCGACTTCGCCGACTAG
- a CDS encoding nuclear transport factor 2 family protein — translation MRISQVLTILLALFSASASMAASPDENKRVIADYYAAYASGEMNRVASFFADDIEWHIPGHHPLAGTKRGRGEVAAFFRELGKSGFRAELITLTADENWVIDIHRGWSNRESGANVDTVWVLAFRIEDGRIREARNFAFDQAAADSFFWQAYPLKPLPERLAE, via the coding sequence ATGCGCATTTCACAGGTTCTCACCATTTTACTCGCGCTCTTTTCCGCAAGCGCGTCCATGGCTGCCAGCCCCGACGAGAACAAGCGGGTAATCGCCGACTACTACGCCGCCTATGCCAGCGGCGAGATGAACCGTGTTGCCAGCTTCTTCGCCGATGATATCGAATGGCACATTCCCGGCCATCATCCGCTTGCCGGCACCAAGCGCGGCAGGGGCGAAGTTGCCGCCTTCTTCCGGGAACTCGGAAAGTCGGGCTTCCGCGCCGAACTCATCACGCTGACGGCCGATGAGAACTGGGTGATCGACATACATCGTGGCTGGTCCAACCGCGAAAGCGGGGCCAATGTCGATACGGTCTGGGTGCTTGCCTTCCGCATTGAGGACGGCAGGATCCGGGAAGCTCGCAACTTCGCCTTCGACCAGGCCGCCGCCGACAGCTTCTTCTGGCAGGCCTATCCGCTGAAGCCGCTGCCGGAGAGGCTGGCGGAGTGA
- a CDS encoding nuclear transport factor 2 family protein → MKYLTLMTAICAPFACSDIAGAEPIGIDDRMAIIDTITDIAAGADRHQWSRVRGAFADQVMLDYTGLWGGQATSQSADEVVAQWSGFLPGFDRTLHLVANHTIVEAGDRAATAEADFQAVHRIDADSWTLMGHYRYELAKRDGVWKVTRLVMTPTHETGDRGLVNRAAERAKASR, encoded by the coding sequence ATGAAATACCTGACCCTGATGACGGCGATCTGCGCCCCCTTTGCCTGCTCCGATATCGCAGGCGCCGAGCCGATCGGCATCGACGACCGCATGGCCATCATCGATACGATCACCGATATCGCCGCCGGCGCCGACCGGCACCAGTGGAGCCGTGTGCGCGGCGCTTTCGCCGATCAGGTGATGCTCGATTATACCGGCCTCTGGGGCGGGCAAGCGACAAGCCAGAGTGCCGATGAGGTCGTTGCCCAATGGTCCGGCTTCCTGCCCGGTTTCGACCGGACGCTGCACCTCGTCGCCAACCACACGATCGTCGAGGCCGGCGATAGAGCTGCGACAGCCGAGGCCGATTTCCAGGCTGTTCATCGCATCGATGCCGATAGCTGGACGCTGATGGGCCACTATCGTTACGAGCTCGCCAAACGCGACGGCGTCTGGAAGGTCACGCGGCTGGTAATGACGCCGACGCATGAGACCGGCGACCGCGGCCTGGTGAACCGTGCCGCGGAGCGTGCCAAGGCTTCCCGCTGA
- a CDS encoding alpha/beta hydrolase: MRRLALSMIGAALSASAFAADIKTRQVSFENEGTTLAGTLYLPADFQPAEKRPGVLVTGAWTSIKEQMSGLYAREMAERGFVALAFDFRGWGQSGGDIRFKEDPAAKTEDISAAAGYLASLPEIDASRIAGLGICASAGYMVAAATGNAHFRSVSLIAPWLHNGEIVEQVYGGKEGVERLIARSRRAEEAERNGAPQVITAASMTDETALMYQIPYYTETGRGLIREYDNRFNLASWEPWLTYDSVVLGSRLDKPLLIVHSEAAAVPQGAHAFFSALTGDATELWLDNVSQFDFYDNPEDVSRAADAAAQHFRRINKP, encoded by the coding sequence ATGAGACGCCTTGCTCTTTCGATGATCGGTGCGGCCCTGAGCGCGAGCGCCTTTGCCGCCGATATCAAGACGCGGCAGGTTTCCTTCGAGAATGAGGGAACGACACTCGCCGGCACGCTCTATCTGCCGGCCGATTTCCAGCCAGCAGAGAAGCGCCCCGGCGTGCTGGTCACCGGTGCCTGGACATCGATCAAGGAGCAGATGTCAGGCCTCTATGCCCGCGAAATGGCCGAGCGCGGCTTCGTGGCGCTCGCCTTCGATTTCCGCGGTTGGGGGCAATCGGGCGGCGATATCCGCTTCAAGGAAGATCCGGCCGCCAAGACCGAGGATATTTCGGCGGCCGCCGGCTATCTGGCCAGCCTGCCCGAAATCGATGCGTCCAGGATCGCCGGTCTCGGCATCTGTGCGTCGGCTGGTTATATGGTGGCAGCCGCGACCGGGAACGCCCATTTCCGGAGCGTCTCGCTGATCGCCCCCTGGCTGCACAATGGCGAAATTGTCGAGCAGGTCTATGGCGGCAAAGAGGGCGTCGAAAGGCTGATCGCGCGGTCACGCCGGGCCGAAGAGGCCGAACGGAACGGTGCGCCTCAGGTCATCACGGCGGCCAGCATGACCGACGAGACTGCGCTCATGTACCAGATCCCCTATTACACCGAAACCGGCCGCGGGCTGATCCGCGAATATGACAATCGGTTCAACCTCGCCTCCTGGGAGCCGTGGCTGACCTATGATTCCGTCGTGCTCGGCAGCCGCCTCGACAAGCCGCTGCTGATCGTCCATTCGGAGGCGGCAGCCGTGCCGCAGGGCGCCCATGCCTTCTTCTCGGCTCTGACGGGTGACGCCACAGAGCTCTGGCTCGACAATGTCAGCCAGTTCGATTTCTACGACAATCCGGAGGATGTCTCGCGCGCTGCCGATGCCGCGGCTCAGCATTTCCGACGCATCAACAAGCCCTGA
- the argS gene encoding arginine--tRNA ligase domain-containing protein — MNLRTAGPLPKADDALGQADPAPGVEQEPPLRTVIDFGGPNVAKALHVGHLRAFVIGESLRRILVEMGHEVISDVHLGDWGLRWGQA, encoded by the coding sequence ATGAACCTTCGAACGGCTGGCCCGCTTCCCAAGGCTGACGACGCCTTGGGTCAGGCTGATCCGGCACCCGGCGTCGAGCAGGAGCCGCCGCTGAGAACGGTCATCGACTTCGGCGGGCCGAACGTCGCCAAGGCTCTGCATGTCGGCCACCTCCGAGCGTTCGTCATCGGTGAAAGCCTGCGGCGGATCCTGGTCGAGATGGGTCACGAGGTCATCTCGGACGTTCATCTCGGCGACTGGGGCCTCAGATGGGGCCAGGCATAA
- a CDS encoding alpha/beta fold hydrolase: MAYVTTKDGVEIFYKDWGPKDAQPIVFHHGWPLSSDDWDAQMLFFLSKGYRVVAHDRRGHGRSAQVADGHDMDHYAADAFAVVEALDLRNAVHIGHSTGGGEVARYVAKHGQPSDRVAKAVLVSAVPPLMLKTDSNPEGLPMEVFDGFRSALAANRAQFFRDVPAGPFYGFNRDGVTVQEGVIQNWWRQGMMGGAKAHYDGIKAFSETDQTEDLKAITVPTLVLHGEDDQIVPIAGSALKSSKLLKNGTLKTYPGFSHGMLTVNADVLNADLLAFVKA; this comes from the coding sequence ATGGCATATGTAACCACCAAGGACGGCGTTGAGATCTTCTACAAGGACTGGGGTCCGAAGGACGCTCAGCCGATCGTCTTCCACCACGGTTGGCCGCTGTCGTCGGATGACTGGGATGCCCAGATGCTGTTCTTCCTCTCCAAGGGTTATCGCGTCGTCGCCCATGATCGCCGTGGTCATGGCCGCTCTGCCCAGGTCGCCGACGGTCACGACATGGACCATTACGCTGCTGACGCTTTCGCCGTCGTCGAAGCGCTTGACCTGAGGAACGCCGTCCATATCGGCCACTCGACGGGTGGCGGCGAGGTTGCCCGTTATGTGGCCAAGCACGGTCAGCCATCCGACCGCGTTGCCAAAGCTGTTCTCGTCTCCGCCGTCCCGCCGCTGATGCTGAAGACAGACAGCAACCCGGAAGGCCTGCCGATGGAAGTCTTCGACGGTTTCCGCTCCGCACTCGCCGCCAACCGCGCGCAGTTCTTCCGCGATGTTCCGGCCGGTCCATTCTACGGCTTCAACCGTGATGGTGTCACAGTCCAGGAAGGCGTGATCCAGAATTGGTGGCGACAGGGCATGATGGGCGGCGCGAAGGCCCATTACGACGGCATCAAGGCCTTCTCCGAAACCGACCAGACGGAAGACCTGAAGGCCATCACCGTGCCGACGCTGGTTCTACACGGCGAAGACGACCAGATCGTGCCGATCGCAGGCTCCGCACTGAAGTCTTCCAAGCTCCTGAAGAATGGCACGCTCAAGACCTATCCCGGCTTCTCGCACGGCATGCTGACTGTCAACGCCGATGTCCTAAATGCCGATCTCCTGGCCTTCGTGAAGGCCTGA
- a CDS encoding RidA family protein, which translates to MTNSNPSKKVENHGVAWERAFGYVQAVQVKDTIYVSGQLSHDDNGNLVAPAELDEDKRPTDFSQMESQIRQTYVNAQTLLARYGATLDDVVEETLYVLDVPSTFAAGSKVRKEMYGTDVPQCASNLIGVSALAFPEQLVEITFRAIINRPTV; encoded by the coding sequence ATGACGAACAGCAACCCGTCCAAGAAAGTAGAGAACCATGGCGTCGCCTGGGAGCGCGCCTTCGGATACGTTCAGGCCGTGCAGGTTAAGGACACGATCTATGTCTCGGGCCAGTTGAGCCACGATGACAACGGCAATCTTGTCGCACCGGCGGAACTCGATGAGGATAAGCGGCCTACTGACTTCTCGCAGATGGAGAGCCAGATCCGCCAGACCTACGTCAACGCACAGACACTGCTCGCCAGATATGGTGCGACCCTCGACGATGTTGTTGAAGAGACACTGTATGTGCTTGATGTTCCTAGCACGTTTGCGGCCGGATCCAAGGTCCGCAAAGAGATGTACGGCACGGATGTGCCTCAGTGCGCCAGCAACCTAATCGGCGTTTCGGCGCTGGCTTTCCCCGAGCAACTCGTCGAAATCACCTTCCGGGCAATTATCAACCGTCCCACTGTCTAA
- a CDS encoding LysR family transcriptional regulator — MNDYKALRTFLLAAEKRNFAQVARELDMTPAAVTRAIAALEAELGVQLFVRTTRQVSLTTDGAIFAAQIQPAVKTLEDARREVMNAHKADEGRLRISAPTWFGKTVLPPILSGFKERYPKMSFEISLSDGLVNIVDDDYDLAIRISSQPSDKFTIWRKIRVVPRILVAAPGSRFADMQHPNELKPDDCLAYSGESRRENWVLSDGGSSITISAGRAFSANSGEVLADMAADGAGVALLPGFNIADHISSGRLVHVFKGWAPTDLWLTLFYPPYQALPPRIASFSKFFEEQVAAKMVMLD, encoded by the coding sequence ATGAACGACTACAAAGCCCTCCGAACCTTCCTGCTTGCCGCCGAGAAGCGGAATTTCGCCCAGGTCGCCCGCGAACTGGACATGACACCAGCAGCAGTGACACGGGCGATCGCCGCCCTTGAGGCGGAACTTGGCGTACAGCTCTTTGTGCGCACGACCCGGCAGGTGTCCCTGACGACCGACGGCGCGATCTTTGCTGCGCAGATCCAGCCAGCGGTCAAGACTCTGGAAGACGCGCGGCGCGAAGTAATGAACGCGCACAAGGCGGACGAGGGTCGGCTGCGTATCAGTGCGCCGACATGGTTCGGCAAGACGGTGCTGCCGCCTATCCTGTCCGGGTTCAAGGAACGCTATCCGAAGATGAGCTTCGAGATCTCGCTGTCCGATGGATTGGTGAACATCGTCGACGACGACTACGATCTGGCGATCCGCATCTCGTCGCAGCCTTCGGACAAGTTCACGATCTGGAGGAAGATCCGGGTGGTGCCGCGCATCCTGGTCGCCGCTCCCGGAAGCAGATTCGCCGACATGCAGCACCCGAACGAACTTAAGCCCGATGACTGCCTCGCGTACAGCGGCGAAAGCCGGCGTGAAAACTGGGTGCTGTCGGACGGTGGGTCAAGCATCACGATTTCGGCAGGTCGAGCCTTCAGCGCGAACAGCGGAGAGGTTCTGGCAGACATGGCCGCCGACGGCGCGGGTGTTGCGCTGCTTCCAGGATTCAACATCGCCGATCACATCAGTAGCGGTCGCCTTGTCCACGTCTTCAAGGGATGGGCACCGACGGACCTGTGGCTGACGCTGTTCTACCCGCCCTACCAAGCCCTCCCGCCAAGGATTGCGTCATTCTCCAAGTTCTTCGAGGAACAGGTCGCGGCAAAGATGGTCATGTTGGACTGA
- a CDS encoding VOC family protein, whose protein sequence is MIKDIKGLHHVTSMASDARQNNRFFTDTLGLRRVKQTVNFDDPSVYHLYYGDENGSAGTVMTYFPFPNMMLGRPGVGEVGETQFSVPKGSLKFWQDRFAAQGVDGLEKDAVFGANRLRFMGPDGDSFALIESADDKRAPWLADGIPDDAAIRGFAGARFSLHDTAATEELLGFMGYERAEKEGEVTRFIIPNGNGNGADTIDLASLPKTPFARQGAGSVHHIAFAVDNREKQLEVRKALMDTGYQVTPVIDRDYFWAIYFRTPGGILFEVATNEPGFNRDEDTAHLGEALKLPGRYEAFRDQIQANLEPLGA, encoded by the coding sequence ATGATCAAGGATATCAAGGGACTGCATCACGTGACCTCCATGGCATCGGATGCGCGGCAGAACAACCGCTTCTTCACCGACACGCTGGGCCTGCGCCGCGTCAAGCAGACAGTCAATTTCGACGACCCGAGCGTCTATCACCTGTATTACGGCGACGAGAACGGTTCAGCCGGGACGGTCATGACTTACTTCCCGTTCCCCAACATGATGCTGGGGCGTCCGGGCGTAGGCGAGGTCGGTGAGACGCAGTTCTCGGTTCCAAAGGGCTCGCTGAAGTTCTGGCAGGATCGCTTCGCGGCTCAAGGTGTCGACGGTCTGGAAAAGGATGCTGTCTTCGGTGCCAACCGTCTTCGCTTCATGGGTCCGGATGGCGACAGCTTTGCGCTTATCGAGTCCGCCGACGACAAGCGTGCTCCATGGCTGGCGGATGGAATTCCAGATGATGCGGCGATCCGCGGTTTCGCTGGCGCACGCTTCAGCCTGCACGACACCGCTGCAACGGAGGAGTTGCTCGGCTTCATGGGCTACGAGCGCGCCGAGAAGGAGGGCGAGGTGACTCGCTTCATCATCCCCAATGGCAATGGCAACGGAGCGGATACGATCGATCTCGCATCCCTGCCGAAAACGCCCTTCGCGCGACAGGGTGCGGGATCCGTGCACCACATCGCATTCGCCGTCGACAACCGCGAGAAGCAGCTCGAAGTGCGCAAAGCGCTGATGGATACCGGCTATCAGGTCACGCCAGTCATCGACCGCGACTATTTCTGGGCGATCTACTTCCGCACGCCGGGCGGCATTTTGTTCGAAGTCGCGACCAATGAACCGGGCTTCAATCGCGACGAAGACACGGCTCACCTTGGGGAAGCACTCAAGCTACCGGGCCGATATGAAGCTTTCCGCGATCAGATCCAGGCAAATCTCGAGCCATTGGGTGCCTGA
- a CDS encoding LysR family transcriptional regulator — MDQLGAIRAFVRVVEAGSFAKAADTMGAPRSTVSKLVQDLEASLSLKLLERTTRSVTVTPEGVAYYERAIRLIVDFDEMNNEATRGRLATRGKLRVDVGGSFANAILIPRLPEFYALYPEIELHLGVTERQADIVEEGIDCVIRAGDLPSASLVARKLCSVEIVTCATPGYLEEHGVPASPSDLQRDHTFVQYFYARSLKAAPVRLIKGDEKIEFNSPIKLSTSDATAHLHGILAGLGIGQTFEFLARPHIARGALVPIMNDWAPPRYPVHIVRPAGRFPSVKYQVFADWVAGVFSAYDHDTGTP; from the coding sequence ATGGATCAATTGGGAGCGATCAGAGCCTTTGTTCGGGTCGTCGAGGCCGGATCCTTTGCAAAGGCTGCAGACACGATGGGTGCGCCGCGGTCGACCGTGAGTAAGCTTGTTCAGGATCTCGAGGCAAGCCTGAGCCTCAAACTGCTCGAACGCACGACACGTTCAGTCACCGTGACACCTGAGGGAGTTGCTTACTACGAGCGCGCCATTCGCCTGATCGTCGATTTCGACGAAATGAACAATGAGGCGACCCGTGGGCGCCTAGCCACCAGGGGAAAACTTCGGGTTGACGTGGGAGGGTCCTTCGCGAACGCGATTTTGATCCCTCGGTTGCCAGAGTTTTACGCGCTCTATCCAGAGATCGAGTTGCATCTTGGTGTAACAGAACGTCAGGCCGACATCGTCGAAGAGGGCATAGACTGCGTCATTCGTGCCGGCGATCTGCCCAGCGCATCTCTTGTTGCGAGGAAGTTATGCAGCGTTGAGATAGTGACCTGCGCAACCCCGGGGTACCTCGAAGAACACGGCGTGCCAGCTTCGCCATCGGATCTGCAGCGTGATCATACTTTCGTGCAGTACTTTTATGCACGTAGTCTGAAAGCTGCACCCGTTCGACTGATTAAAGGCGATGAGAAAATCGAGTTTAACAGCCCCATCAAGCTCTCCACCAGTGATGCTACGGCGCATTTACATGGAATATTAGCGGGACTGGGTATCGGGCAGACATTTGAATTCTTGGCACGGCCCCATATCGCTCGTGGCGCCCTGGTCCCAATCATGAACGATTGGGCGCCACCACGTTATCCTGTTCACATAGTAAGGCCAGCGGGCCGGTTTCCGAGCGTTAAGTATCAGGTCTTTGCAGACTGGGTTGCGGGCGTATTCTCTGCCTACGACCATGATACCGGCACACCCTAG
- a CDS encoding hydrolase: MSKLEVLTPANSQLIFIDQQPQMAFGVQSIDRQVLKNNVVGLAKAAKIFNVPTTITTVETQSFSGNTFPELLAVYPENDILERTSMNSWDDQNVRDALAKNAAEGRKKIVVSGLWTEVCNTTFALSALHDVPDYEIYMVADASGGTSSDAHKYAMDRMVQAGVIPVTWQQVLLEWQRDWARRETYDAVTTLVKEHSGAYGMGVDYAYTMVHGAEERVKHGKRIGPNPAK; the protein is encoded by the coding sequence ATGTCCAAGCTCGAAGTCCTGACCCCCGCGAACAGCCAGCTCATCTTCATCGACCAGCAGCCGCAGATGGCGTTCGGCGTCCAGTCGATCGATCGCCAGGTACTGAAGAACAATGTCGTCGGCCTCGCCAAGGCTGCCAAGATCTTCAACGTCCCGACCACGATCACCACGGTCGAGACGCAATCCTTCTCGGGCAACACCTTTCCGGAACTGCTTGCCGTCTACCCGGAGAACGATATTCTCGAGCGCACCTCGATGAACTCCTGGGACGACCAGAACGTCCGTGACGCGCTGGCGAAGAACGCCGCCGAGGGCCGCAAGAAGATCGTCGTCTCCGGTCTGTGGACAGAAGTCTGCAACACCACCTTCGCGCTCTCGGCTCTCCACGATGTTCCGGACTACGAAATCTACATGGTTGCCGACGCTTCCGGCGGCACGTCCTCCGACGCACACAAATACGCGATGGACCGGATGGTTCAGGCAGGCGTGATCCCGGTCACCTGGCAGCAGGTCCTGCTCGAGTGGCAACGCGACTGGGCGCGCAGGGAAACCTACGATGCTGTCACCACCCTGGTGAAGGAGCATTCCGGCGCATACGGCATGGGCGTCGACTACGCCTACACGATGGTTCACGGCGCAGAGGAACGCGTCAAGCACGGCAAGCGCATCGGCCCGAACCCAGCCAAGTAA
- a CDS encoding XapX domain-containing protein, translating into MKIYLLSLGAGLLVGIVYSLLNVRSPAPPVIALVGLLGILVGEQIIPFAKTLWSREPAAVSWLHQIKPHMFGHLPKGGDRIDLAHQAEAKAEERS; encoded by the coding sequence GTGAAAATCTATCTTCTCTCTCTCGGTGCAGGTCTGCTTGTGGGCATCGTCTACAGCCTCCTGAACGTCCGCTCGCCGGCTCCGCCCGTCATCGCCCTGGTCGGCCTTCTCGGTATTCTCGTCGGCGAACAGATCATCCCCTTCGCAAAGACCTTGTGGAGCAGGGAGCCGGCAGCCGTTTCATGGCTTCATCAGATCAAGCCGCACATGTTCGGCCACCTGCCGAAGGGCGGCGATCGGATCGACCTCGCCCATCAGGCGGAGGCGAAAGCGGAGGAGCGGAGCTGA